In one window of Candidatus Binatota bacterium DNA:
- a CDS encoding LLM class F420-dependent oxidoreductase: MKLGITMFATDRSMDPVALATEAESRGYHSFYVPEHTHIPSSRVTPAPTGEDTLPDEYSRTLDPFVTLAACASATDRILLGTGICLLAQRDALITAKAVATLDLLSQGRFVFGVGYGWNREEMRHHGVDPSQRRAVLREKMLAMQELWSRDEAAWDGEHVSFESSWSWPKPLGGLRPPVLIGGAPGPTLFRQVAEYADGWIPIGGAGISGALPDLHRAMEEAGRDPAEARVVPFGTMPDRDKLGYFADLGIEEVVFRLPSANSDTVLRYLDDYQAFMDS, from the coding sequence ATGAAACTGGGTATTACGATGTTTGCGACCGACCGTTCCATGGATCCGGTCGCGCTGGCCACCGAGGCCGAGTCGCGTGGCTACCACTCGTTTTATGTTCCCGAGCACACGCATATCCCCAGCAGCCGTGTAACCCCGGCTCCGACCGGCGAAGACACCTTGCCCGACGAGTACAGCCGCACGCTCGACCCTTTTGTTACGCTCGCCGCCTGCGCGTCGGCCACCGATCGGATACTGCTCGGCACCGGTATCTGCCTGCTTGCCCAGCGCGACGCGTTGATCACTGCCAAGGCCGTGGCCACCCTGGACCTGTTGTCGCAGGGGCGTTTTGTTTTTGGTGTGGGCTACGGCTGGAACCGCGAGGAGATGCGGCATCACGGCGTTGATCCGTCGCAGCGCCGGGCCGTCCTCCGCGAAAAAATGCTCGCCATGCAGGAGCTGTGGAGCCGTGACGAGGCGGCCTGGGACGGAGAGCACGTGAGCTTCGAATCGAGCTGGTCCTGGCCCAAGCCGCTGGGCGGGCTGAGGCCGCCGGTGCTCATCGGCGGCGCGCCGGGGCCGACGCTGTTTCGCCAGGTGGCCGAGTACGCCGACGGTTGGATACCCATAGGCGGCGCGGGCATAAGCGGAGCCCTGCCCGACCTGCACCGTGCCATGGAAGAAGCGGGCCGCGACCCGGCCGAGGCCCGCGTGGTGCCTTTCGGCACGATGCCCGACCGCGACAAGCTGGGATACTTTGCCGACCTCGGTATAGAAGAAGTAGTGTTCCGGCTGCCCTCGGCCAACAGCGATACCGTGCTGCGTTATCTTGACGACTACCAGGCCTTCATGGACAGCTGA
- a CDS encoding acyl-CoA dehydrogenase codes for MDLRFSQQDEIFRREVADWMADNLVGEFACLRHRGGPGDDSALVDERKAWEQHLGSNGWTCVGWPTEHGGRGLSLMQQVIFHEEYARAGGPGRLGHMGEGLLGPTVIAFGSEQQKKTFLPGIAAGKELWCQGYSEPNAGSDLANVQTRAELVGDQWVINGQKVWTSWAEWCDWGFVICRTEAGSQRHHGLSYLLVPMRQDGIEIRPIVQITGDAEFSEVFYDNAHTHRDNVVGEVGEGWKVAMGTLAFERGASTLGQQQHFVQELDAVIRAAEKNGRANDPVVRQRLADAWIGLSIMRFNTLRMLSGNENGELGREALIYKLYWATWHRELGRLAMDVMGADAELTGKDGELTMLQKLFLFTRSDTIYAGTNQVQRNIIAERALGLPREARPE; via the coding sequence GTGGATCTGCGCTTCAGCCAACAGGATGAAATCTTTCGCCGCGAGGTCGCCGACTGGATGGCCGACAACCTCGTGGGCGAGTTTGCCTGCCTGCGCCACCGTGGCGGCCCCGGCGACGACAGCGCACTGGTAGACGAGCGCAAGGCCTGGGAGCAACACCTGGGCAGCAACGGCTGGACCTGCGTCGGCTGGCCCACCGAGCACGGCGGTCGCGGCCTGTCGTTGATGCAGCAGGTTATCTTCCACGAAGAATACGCGCGCGCCGGTGGCCCGGGCAGGCTCGGGCACATGGGCGAAGGCCTGCTCGGCCCCACCGTTATTGCCTTTGGCAGCGAGCAACAGAAAAAAACCTTCCTCCCCGGCATAGCCGCGGGCAAGGAGTTATGGTGCCAGGGCTACAGCGAGCCCAACGCCGGCAGCGACCTGGCCAACGTGCAGACCCGTGCCGAACTGGTGGGCGACCAGTGGGTCATCAACGGCCAGAAAGTCTGGACCTCCTGGGCCGAGTGGTGCGACTGGGGATTCGTGATCTGTCGCACCGAGGCTGGAAGTCAACGCCACCACGGATTGTCGTACCTGCTCGTGCCGATGCGGCAGGATGGAATAGAGATACGCCCCATCGTGCAGATCACGGGCGACGCCGAGTTCAGCGAAGTCTTCTACGACAACGCCCACACCCACCGCGACAACGTGGTCGGCGAGGTCGGAGAGGGCTGGAAGGTGGCCATGGGAACACTGGCCTTCGAACGCGGCGCGTCCACGCTGGGACAGCAGCAACACTTCGTGCAGGAGCTCGACGCGGTGATACGAGCCGCCGAGAAAAATGGCCGCGCCAACGACCCGGTCGTGAGACAACGCCTGGCCGACGCGTGGATAGGCCTGAGCATCATGCGTTTTAATACCCTGCGCATGCTGTCCGGCAACGAGAATGGCGAACTCGGCCGCGAAGCGCTGATCTACAAACTCTACTGGGCCACCTGGCACCGCGAGCTGGGCCGACTGGCAATGGACGTAATGGGCGCCGATGCCGAGCTCACCGGCAAGGACGGCGAACTCACCATGTTGCAGAAGCTGTTCCTGTTTACCCGCTCGGACACCATTTATGCTGGTACCAACCAGGTACAGCGCAACATAATCGCCGAGCGCGCGCTGGGCCTGCCACGCGAAGCGCGCCCCGAATGA
- a CDS encoding SDR family oxidoreductase: MSKNVPDYPAAHDLLAGKTVLVTAAAGTGLGFAAARRAAEEGATVMVSDLHERRLAEAVDKLEELSGRRPASVLCNVTVQEEVDSMIAAAVSELGHVDVLINNAGLGLTADVVDTSDEQWQMVLDITLTGTFRVTRAMLPHMYSRKTGAIVNNTSVIAWRAQAGQAAYAAAKAGVGALTRCTALEAAPHGVRINAVSPSLAMHPFLSKVMPQETLDELVDLEAFKRSAETWEVANVMMFLASDYASYMTGEVVPVSSQRP, from the coding sequence ATGAGTAAAAACGTACCCGACTATCCCGCAGCCCACGACCTGCTGGCCGGCAAGACCGTGCTGGTGACGGCCGCCGCCGGCACCGGCCTCGGCTTTGCCGCCGCCCGCCGCGCCGCCGAAGAAGGCGCAACGGTCATGGTGAGCGACCTCCACGAGCGCCGCCTGGCCGAAGCTGTCGACAAGCTCGAGGAGTTAAGCGGCCGCCGTCCCGCCTCGGTACTTTGCAACGTCACCGTGCAGGAAGAAGTGGACAGCATGATCGCCGCCGCGGTGAGCGAGCTGGGTCACGTGGACGTGCTCATCAACAACGCCGGACTGGGACTTACGGCCGACGTGGTCGACACCAGCGACGAACAGTGGCAGATGGTGCTCGACATAACGCTTACGGGCACCTTCCGCGTAACGCGGGCCATGCTGCCGCACATGTACTCGCGCAAGACCGGCGCCATCGTCAACAACACCTCGGTCATCGCCTGGCGCGCACAGGCCGGACAGGCAGCCTACGCCGCGGCCAAGGCCGGCGTGGGCGCGCTCACCCGTTGCACCGCGCTCGAGGCGGCGCCGCACGGCGTGCGCATCAACGCGGTGTCGCCGAGCCTGGCCATGCACCCTTTTCTGAGCAAGGTAATGCCCCAGGAAACGCTTGACGAGCTGGTAGACCTCGAGGCCTTCAAGCGTAGCGCCGAGACCTGGGAAGTGGCCAACGTGATGATGTTTCTCGCCAGCGACTACGCTTCGTACATGACGGGCGAAGTCGTTCCGGTGAGCAGCCAGCGACCCTGA
- a CDS encoding MaoC family dehydratase, whose translation MATVFDNTGDLQAAVGQELGFSDWVEITQERVNTFAEATGDHQWIHVDPERAKTGPFGAPIAHGYLTLSLISMMLPQVITVNNVAMGVNCGTDKVRFLAPVKVGSRVRAGGELVKADETRDGAVQATIRVTIEIEGSDKPACVADTISRFYPAG comes from the coding sequence ATGGCTACAGTATTCGACAACACAGGGGATTTGCAGGCGGCGGTAGGACAGGAGCTGGGCTTCAGCGACTGGGTGGAGATCACCCAGGAGCGGGTCAATACTTTTGCCGAGGCCACCGGTGATCACCAGTGGATTCACGTCGACCCCGAGCGTGCCAAGACTGGACCTTTTGGTGCGCCCATCGCGCACGGCTACCTGACGCTGTCGCTCATCAGCATGATGCTGCCGCAGGTCATCACGGTTAATAACGTCGCCATGGGCGTGAACTGCGGAACCGACAAGGTCAGGTTCCTTGCACCGGTCAAGGTCGGCTCGCGCGTGCGTGCCGGTGGGGAACTGGTCAAGGCAGACGAGACGCGCGACGGCGCCGTGCAGGCCACCATACGCGTGACCATAGAGATCGAGGGCAGCGACAAGCCGGCCTGCGTGGCCGACACCATAAGCCGTTTCTATCCCGCCGGCTGA
- a CDS encoding CoA transferase: MTRAATARGLLADCGLDPVRVPLCAGDLGPVQHPALAWARSGAMQLTGRADGAPLLAPGPLALCADGAAAALRALAPGCLDELDGAALLGERAACAQLSRRGPLSPGGSCRLLPCSDGWLAINLARSDDLAALAAWLQLDTAPPSSTASAWPLLEHELAHRSCGPLLERAELLGLPVSRVTRPAAVAPPWMRFAQGMTTLDGLALDRPTLAADPPLVVDLSSLWAGPLCAQLLADCGARVIKVESTRRPDGARQGPPRFYDLLNHGKQSVAVDFADDGDLALLRSLLEVADVVVESSRPRALEQLGISAGELLLRRPGLLWIAITGHGRDSGRVAFGDDAAAAAGLCPWVDTDHPGKDDGGEQQQPLFCGDAVADPLAGLHAAVATLALRRAGRGGLVDLSLASVAAHCADATADAADCCADIEVSRCDDGWQVVVDDQRALVAPAQARSNGRQAATLGHDTAEVRAWLGKQRGH; encoded by the coding sequence GTGACCAGAGCGGCAACAGCCAGGGGCCTGCTCGCCGACTGCGGCCTCGACCCGGTCCGCGTGCCCTTGTGCGCCGGCGACCTCGGCCCCGTGCAGCATCCGGCCCTGGCCTGGGCCCGGTCGGGGGCCATGCAGCTCACCGGCCGCGCCGATGGCGCGCCGCTACTGGCCCCGGGCCCGCTGGCGCTGTGTGCCGACGGCGCCGCTGCGGCCCTGCGCGCACTGGCACCCGGCTGCCTCGACGAACTCGACGGCGCTGCTTTACTGGGCGAGCGTGCGGCCTGCGCACAACTGTCGCGTAGAGGCCCGCTATCGCCCGGGGGCTCCTGCCGACTGTTACCCTGCAGTGACGGCTGGCTGGCCATCAACCTGGCGCGCAGCGACGACCTCGCAGCCCTGGCCGCCTGGCTCCAACTCGACACGGCACCGCCCAGCTCGACCGCTAGCGCGTGGCCCCTGCTCGAACACGAGCTGGCCCACAGGTCTTGTGGCCCGCTGCTCGAGCGCGCCGAACTCCTGGGCCTGCCGGTTTCCCGGGTGACGCGCCCGGCGGCCGTCGCACCCCCTTGGATGCGCTTTGCCCAGGGCATGACCACTCTTGACGGGCTGGCGCTTGACCGGCCGACGCTTGCCGCGGATCCTCCGCTGGTCGTTGACCTGTCGTCGTTGTGGGCGGGCCCCTTGTGCGCGCAACTGCTGGCCGATTGCGGCGCGCGCGTAATCAAGGTGGAGAGCACGCGCCGGCCCGACGGCGCACGGCAGGGCCCGCCGCGTTTCTACGACCTGCTCAATCACGGCAAGCAAAGCGTCGCAGTGGATTTTGCCGACGATGGCGATCTCGCCTTGTTGCGCTCCTTGCTCGAAGTAGCCGACGTGGTCGTTGAAAGTTCGCGTCCGCGGGCGCTCGAGCAGCTAGGTATCTCGGCCGGCGAGTTGTTGCTGCGCAGACCGGGCCTGCTGTGGATCGCGATAACCGGCCACGGGCGCGACAGCGGACGCGTGGCCTTCGGCGACGACGCCGCGGCGGCCGCCGGTCTGTGCCCCTGGGTGGACACCGATCACCCGGGCAAAGACGATGGCGGCGAGCAGCAACAGCCCTTGTTCTGCGGCGACGCGGTGGCCGACCCCCTCGCGGGCCTGCACGCGGCGGTGGCCACGCTGGCCTTGCGACGCGCAGGCCGCGGTGGCCTAGTAGACCTCTCGCTGGCCTCGGTAGCCGCGCACTGTGCGGACGCCACGGCCGACGCTGCCGACTGTTGCGCAGATATAGAAGTCAGCCGCTGCGACGACGGCTGGCAAGTCGTGGTCGACGACCAACGAGCCCTGGTGGCACCAGCCCAAGCGCGAAGCAACGGGCGACAGGCTGCCACACTTGGCCACGACACCGCAGAGGTCAGGGCCTGGCTCGGGAAACAACGGGGCCACTGA